Proteins from a single region of Lelliottia sp. JS-SCA-14:
- the cydB gene encoding cytochrome d ubiquinol oxidase subunit II — MGIDLSIIWFVIIVFATLMYIVMDGFDLGIGILFPTTRDADDRDVMVNSVAPVWDGNETWLVLGGAALFGAFPLAYAVIIDALTIPLTLMLIGLIFRGVAFEFRFKATPAHRPFWDKAFIGGSILATFSQGVVVGAVINGFEVTNRAYSGGPFDWFTLFNLFCGVGLTVAYALLGATWLVMKSENPLQARMRQVSKQLLVVLLLVIAAISLWTPLAHPAIAERWFSLPNLFFLLPVPVLVVVLSGWAWKKLNDTESHNAPFVLTLGLIFLGFSGLGISIWPYIIPPSITLWQAAAPPQSQGFMLVGALLIIPIILVYTFWSYYVFRGKVQHGEGYH; from the coding sequence ATGGGCATCGATCTTTCCATTATCTGGTTTGTGATCATCGTATTCGCCACGCTGATGTATATCGTGATGGACGGCTTCGATTTAGGCATCGGCATTCTGTTCCCGACCACCCGCGACGCGGACGATCGTGACGTGATGGTCAACAGCGTCGCCCCGGTCTGGGACGGAAACGAAACCTGGCTGGTACTTGGCGGCGCAGCGCTGTTTGGCGCGTTTCCGCTGGCCTACGCGGTGATCATTGATGCGTTAACCATCCCACTGACGTTGATGCTGATCGGCCTGATTTTCCGCGGCGTGGCCTTTGAGTTCCGCTTCAAAGCCACTCCAGCGCATCGGCCCTTCTGGGACAAAGCCTTTATCGGCGGCTCGATTCTGGCGACCTTCAGTCAGGGCGTGGTCGTTGGCGCGGTGATTAACGGATTTGAGGTGACAAACCGGGCCTACAGCGGCGGGCCGTTTGACTGGTTCACGCTCTTTAACCTGTTCTGCGGCGTCGGCCTGACCGTGGCGTATGCCCTGCTCGGCGCAACCTGGCTGGTGATGAAAAGCGAGAACCCGCTGCAGGCGAGAATGCGTCAGGTATCAAAACAGCTCCTGGTGGTGTTGCTGCTGGTTATCGCGGCCATTAGCCTCTGGACGCCGCTGGCGCACCCGGCTATCGCCGAACGCTGGTTCAGCCTGCCGAACCTCTTTTTCCTGCTGCCTGTCCCGGTGCTTGTCGTGGTGTTGAGCGGCTGGGCGTGGAAAAAGCTCAACGATACCGAGAGCCACAACGCGCCCTTCGTCCTGACGCTGGGGCTGATTTTTCTCGGATTCAGCGGGCTTGGGATCAGTATCTGGCCGTACATTATTCCGCCGTCGATCACGCTGTGGCAGGCCGCGGCACCGCCGCAAAGCCAGGGCTTTATGCTGGTCGGTGCCCTGCTGATTATCCCAATTATCCTGGTCTACACGTTCTGGAGCTACTACGTGTTTCGCGGAAAAGTTCAACATGGGGAGGGGTATCACTGA
- a CDS encoding DUF2474 domain-containing protein — protein MQQPIWKRLMWLGIIWGGSVLALAAVGMFFRILMTAAGFKSH, from the coding sequence ATGCAACAACCGATCTGGAAACGCCTGATGTGGCTGGGCATTATTTGGGGGGGCAGCGTGCTGGCGCTGGCCGCCGTCGGGATGTTCTTCCGCATTCTGATGACCGCCGCAGGCTTTAAATCACATTAA
- the hslJ gene encoding heat shock protein HslJ, whose protein sequence is MKKLVALSLFSLALAGCVNPGKASVQAGQLEGHRFVLESVNGVAIKPSAVPPEMSFGEKMAVSGVMCNRFSGQGKLSEGELKVKGMAMTRKLCTEPQLNELDATIGDMLSKGAQVDLTEDQLTLATAEKTLMFKRAN, encoded by the coding sequence ATGAAAAAGCTCGTGGCGTTAAGCCTGTTTTCCCTGGCGCTGGCCGGGTGTGTAAATCCCGGAAAGGCCTCTGTGCAGGCAGGACAACTTGAAGGGCATCGTTTTGTGCTGGAAAGCGTGAACGGTGTGGCGATCAAACCCAGCGCCGTACCGCCAGAAATGAGCTTTGGCGAGAAAATGGCCGTCTCTGGCGTGATGTGCAACCGCTTCAGCGGCCAGGGGAAATTGTCTGAGGGCGAACTCAAGGTCAAAGGCATGGCGATGACGCGCAAACTCTGCACCGAGCCGCAGCTTAATGAGCTGGATGCCACGATCGGCGATATGCTGAGCAAAGGCGCGCAGGTAGACCTGACTGAGGATCAGCTCACGCTGGCCACAGCCGAAAAAACGCTGATGTTTAAACGCGCAAACTAA
- a CDS encoding DUF333 domain-containing protein: MRSAFWVGCAALLLSACSNEPVQQATAAHVPPGMKAAMSSSGEASCAMVGGSLSVARQLDGSAVGMCALPNGKRCSEQSLAVGSCGAY, encoded by the coding sequence ATGCGTTCAGCGTTTTGGGTAGGGTGTGCGGCGTTACTGTTGTCTGCATGCAGCAATGAGCCGGTTCAGCAGGCGACCGCGGCACATGTTCCGCCGGGAATGAAAGCCGCAATGTCCAGTTCGGGTGAAGCCAGCTGTGCGATGGTGGGCGGTTCGTTATCCGTTGCCCGTCAGCTTGATGGGTCTGCTGTCGGGATGTGCGCATTACCCAATGGCAAACGCTGCAGTGAACAGTCGCTTGCCGTGGGCTCTTGCGGCGCTTACTGA
- the nifJ gene encoding pyruvate:ferredoxin (flavodoxin) oxidoreductase codes for MITIDGNGAAASVAFRTSEVIAIYPITPSSTMAEQADAWAGNGLKNVWGDVPRVVEMQSEAGAIGAVHGALQTGALSTSFTSSQGLLLMIPTLYKLAGQLTPFVLHVAARTVATHALSIFGDHSDVMAVRQTGCAMLCASNVQEAQDFALISHIATLRSRVPFIHFFDGFRTSHEINKIVPLSDNTILDLMPQAEIDAHRARALNPEHPVIRGTSANPDTYFQSREATNPWYNAVYDHVEQAMSDFSAATGRDYKPFEYYGHPQAERVIVLMGSAIGTCEEVVDELLSHGEKVGVLKVRLYRPFSAKHLLSVLPESVRSVAVLDRTKEPGAHAEPLYLDVMTALAEAFNCGERETLPRVIGGRYGLSSKEFGPDCVMAVFNELSEAKPKPRFTVGIYDDVTNLSLLLPENTLPSTSKLEALFYGLGSDGSVSATKNNIKIIGNSTPWYAQGYFVYDSKKAGGLTVSHLRVSEKPIRSAYLVSQADFVGCHQLQFIDKYQMAERLKPGGIFLINTPYNADEVWSRLPQEVQAVLNQKQARLFTVNAAKIARECGLAARINTVMQMAFFHLTNILPGDSALAELQGAIAKSYSSKGQDLVERNWQALALARESISEIPLQPVNASSANRPPVVSDAAPDFVKTVTAAMLAGLGDALPVSALPPDGTWPVGTTRWEKRNIAEEIPIWKEELCTQCNHCVAACPHSAIRAKVVSPEDMENAPASLHSLDVKSRDMRGQKYVLQVAPEDCTGCNLCVEVCPAKDRQNPEIKAINMMSRLEHVEEEKVNYDFFLDLPEIDRSKLERIDIRTSQLITPLFEYSGACSGCGETPYIKLLTQLYGDRMLIANATGCSSIYGGNLPSTPYTTDANGRGPAWANSLFEDNAEFGLGFRLTVDQHRARVMRLLEQFADKLPAELNEALHSDATPEVRREQVAELRQHLQGVEGAQQLLTDADALVEKSIWLIGGDGWAYDIGFGGLDHVLSLTENVNILVLDTQCYSNTGGQASKATPLGAVTKFGEHGKRKARKDLGVSMMMYGHVYVAQISLGAQLNQTVKAIQEAEAYPGPSLIIAYSPCEEHGYDLALSHDQMRQLTATGFWPLYRFDPRRADEGKLPLALDSRPPSDALAETLMQEQRFRRLNAQQPEVAEQLWKDAAADLQKRYDFLAQMAGKGEKSTSE; via the coding sequence ATGATCACTATTGACGGTAATGGCGCGGCCGCGTCCGTCGCGTTTCGCACGAGCGAAGTTATCGCCATCTACCCCATTACACCAAGTTCGACCATGGCGGAGCAGGCTGATGCCTGGGCGGGCAACGGGCTAAAAAACGTCTGGGGCGATGTTCCTCGGGTTGTTGAGATGCAGTCGGAAGCCGGGGCCATCGGCGCGGTGCACGGCGCGCTGCAAACCGGTGCCCTCTCGACGTCGTTTACCTCGTCGCAGGGTTTACTGCTGATGATCCCGACGCTCTACAAGCTGGCGGGACAGTTAACCCCATTTGTGTTGCACGTCGCAGCGCGTACCGTCGCCACGCACGCGCTGTCGATTTTCGGCGATCACTCCGATGTGATGGCGGTCCGCCAGACCGGTTGCGCCATGCTCTGCGCCAGCAACGTGCAGGAAGCTCAGGACTTCGCGCTGATCTCCCACATCGCGACCCTCAGAAGCCGCGTGCCGTTTATCCATTTCTTCGACGGTTTCCGCACGTCGCACGAAATCAATAAAATTGTCCCGCTGTCGGACAATACGATTCTGGACCTGATGCCGCAGGCGGAGATCGATGCTCACCGCGCCCGCGCGCTGAACCCGGAGCATCCGGTCATTCGCGGCACCTCCGCGAACCCGGACACCTATTTCCAGTCCCGTGAGGCCACCAACCCGTGGTACAACGCGGTTTACGATCACGTCGAGCAGGCGATGAGCGATTTCTCCGCCGCCACCGGACGCGACTATAAGCCGTTTGAATACTACGGCCACCCGCAGGCCGAGCGTGTGATTGTGCTGATGGGCTCTGCGATTGGTACCTGTGAAGAGGTCGTTGACGAACTGCTTTCCCACGGCGAAAAGGTCGGCGTGTTGAAAGTGCGTCTGTATCGCCCGTTCTCGGCAAAACATCTGCTTTCCGTTCTGCCGGAAAGCGTTCGTTCCGTTGCCGTGCTCGACCGCACCAAAGAGCCGGGCGCGCACGCCGAACCGCTGTATCTGGATGTGATGACCGCCCTGGCCGAGGCCTTTAACTGCGGCGAACGTGAAACGCTGCCGCGCGTGATTGGCGGTCGCTACGGCCTGTCGTCGAAAGAGTTCGGGCCGGACTGCGTGATGGCGGTGTTCAACGAGCTGAGCGAAGCCAAACCGAAACCCCGCTTTACGGTCGGCATTTATGACGATGTGACCAATCTCTCCCTGCTGCTGCCGGAAAACACGCTGCCTTCGACCTCTAAACTCGAAGCGCTGTTCTACGGTTTGGGCAGCGACGGCAGCGTCTCCGCCACCAAGAACAACATCAAAATCATCGGGAACTCCACGCCGTGGTATGCCCAGGGTTATTTCGTCTATGACTCCAAAAAAGCGGGCGGCCTGACCGTTTCGCATCTGCGCGTCAGCGAAAAACCGATTCGCTCGGCCTATCTGGTGTCGCAGGCGGATTTTGTCGGCTGCCACCAGCTGCAATTTATCGATAAATATCAGATGGCCGAACGCCTGAAACCGGGCGGAATTTTCCTGATTAACACCCCGTACAACGCCGACGAAGTCTGGTCCCGCCTGCCGCAGGAAGTGCAGGCGGTGCTGAACCAGAAACAGGCCCGTCTGTTTACCGTCAACGCGGCAAAAATCGCCCGCGAATGCGGTCTGGCGGCGCGTATCAACACCGTCATGCAGATGGCTTTCTTCCATCTGACCAACATTCTGCCGGGCGACAGCGCGCTGGCGGAACTGCAGGGCGCGATTGCCAAAAGCTACAGCAGCAAAGGCCAGGATCTGGTCGAGCGGAACTGGCAGGCGCTGGCCCTGGCGCGCGAATCGATTTCCGAAATCCCGCTTCAGCCGGTCAATGCCAGCAGCGCTAACCGTCCACCGGTGGTCTCTGACGCTGCGCCTGATTTTGTTAAAACCGTCACCGCCGCGATGCTGGCCGGTCTTGGCGATGCCCTGCCCGTCTCCGCTCTGCCGCCGGACGGCACCTGGCCGGTGGGCACCACCCGCTGGGAAAAACGTAACATCGCCGAAGAGATCCCGATCTGGAAGGAAGAGCTGTGTACGCAGTGCAACCATTGCGTCGCGGCCTGTCCGCACTCGGCCATTCGTGCCAAAGTGGTTTCTCCTGAGGATATGGAAAACGCCCCGGCCAGCCTGCACTCGCTGGATGTGAAATCCCGCGATATGCGTGGCCAAAAATACGTCCTGCAGGTCGCCCCGGAAGATTGCACCGGCTGCAACCTGTGCGTCGAAGTATGCCCGGCGAAAGATCGTCAGAACCCGGAAATCAAAGCCATCAATATGATGTCGCGCCTGGAGCATGTCGAAGAGGAGAAAGTGAATTACGACTTCTTCCTCGACCTGCCAGAAATCGACCGCAGCAAGCTCGAGCGCATTGATATCCGGACTTCCCAGCTGATCACCCCGCTGTTCGAATACTCCGGCGCCTGCTCCGGCTGCGGCGAAACGCCTTACATCAAGCTGCTCACCCAGCTGTACGGCGACCGTATGCTGATCGCCAACGCCACCGGCTGTTCCTCTATTTACGGCGGTAACTTACCTTCCACGCCGTACACAACGGATGCGAACGGTCGCGGCCCGGCGTGGGCGAACTCGCTGTTTGAAGATAACGCCGAGTTCGGACTGGGCTTCCGTCTGACGGTCGACCAGCATCGCGCCCGCGTGATGCGTCTGCTGGAACAGTTCGCCGATAAGCTCCCGGCTGAATTGAATGAAGCCTTGCACAGCGACGCGACGCCAGAAGTGCGCCGTGAGCAGGTGGCCGAGCTGCGCCAGCACCTTCAGGGTGTGGAGGGCGCGCAGCAGCTGTTAACCGACGCCGACGCGCTGGTCGAGAAGTCGATCTGGCTGATTGGCGGCGACGGCTGGGCGTACGACATTGGTTTCGGCGGTCTGGACCACGTCCTGAGCCTGACGGAGAACGTCAACATTCTGGTGCTCGATACCCAGTGTTATTCCAACACTGGCGGCCAGGCATCGAAAGCAACACCGCTGGGGGCAGTCACCAAGTTTGGCGAACACGGCAAACGCAAAGCGCGTAAAGACCTGGGCGTGAGCATGATGATGTACGGTCATGTGTATGTCGCGCAGATTTCGCTTGGCGCACAGCTGAACCAGACCGTGAAAGCGATTCAGGAGGCGGAAGCTTATCCGGGTCCGTCGCTGATCATCGCTTACAGCCCTTGCGAAGAGCACGGCTACGATCTGGCGTTGAGCCACGATCAGATGCGCCAGCTCACCGCAACCGGCTTCTGGCCGCTGTATCGCTTCGACCCGCGTCGTGCCGATGAAGGGAAACTGCCGCTGGCGCTGGACTCCCGTCCGCCGTCGGATGCGCTGGCAGAAACCCTGATGCAGGAGCAACGTTTCCGTCGCCTCAATGCTCAGCAGCCAGAAGTGGCCGAGCAGCTGTGGAAAGACGCGGCGGCGGACCTGCAAAAACGCTATGACTTCCTGGCGCAGATGGCAGGAAAAGGCGAGAAATCGACCAGCGAGTGA
- a CDS encoding KTSC domain-containing protein, which yields MVHHPVRSSRIASIGYDERSATLEIRFLDRRTLQYQQVPVRIYNDFLQVVSKGRFYDGVVKGKFKEIPIY from the coding sequence ATGGTCCATCATCCCGTCAGATCGTCACGCATCGCCTCCATTGGCTATGATGAGCGCAGCGCCACGCTGGAAATCCGCTTTCTCGATCGCCGGACGCTGCAGTATCAGCAGGTGCCGGTGCGCATCTATAATGATTTTTTGCAGGTGGTGTCAAAAGGTCGCTTTTATGATGGGGTCGTAAAGGGGAAGTTTAAGGAAATCCCGATATACTGA
- the ttcA gene encoding tRNA 2-thiocytidine(32) synthetase TtcA, which translates to MSQNQEINKKEQYNLNKLQKRLRRNVGEAIADFNMIEEGDRIMVCLSGGKDSYTMLEILRNLQQSAPVNFSLVAVNLDQKQPGFPEHILPEYLEQQGVEYKIVEENTYGIVKDKIPEGKTTCSLCSRLRRGILYRTATELGATKIALGHHRDDILQTLFLNMFYGGKMKGMPPKLMSDDGKHIVIRPLAYCREKDIERFAEAREYPIIPCNLCGSQPNLQRQVIGDMLRDWDKRYPGRIETMFSAMQNVVPSHLCDTELFDFKGIKHGSEVVDGGDLAFDREEIPMQPAGWQPEEDDSQLAEMRLNVLEVK; encoded by the coding sequence ATGTCGCAAAATCAAGAAATTAACAAGAAAGAACAATACAACCTGAACAAACTGCAAAAGCGTCTGCGCCGCAACGTGGGTGAAGCCATTGCAGACTTCAACATGATTGAAGAAGGCGACCGCATCATGGTTTGCCTGTCAGGTGGTAAAGACAGTTACACAATGCTGGAGATCCTGCGCAATCTGCAGCAAAGCGCACCGGTGAACTTTTCGCTGGTGGCGGTCAACCTTGACCAGAAACAGCCGGGCTTCCCGGAGCACATTCTGCCGGAATACCTGGAGCAACAGGGCGTCGAATATAAGATTGTCGAAGAAAACACCTACGGCATCGTGAAAGACAAAATCCCGGAAGGCAAAACCACCTGCTCTCTCTGCTCACGCCTGCGCCGCGGTATTCTGTATCGCACCGCGACCGAACTGGGCGCGACCAAAATTGCCCTTGGGCATCACCGCGACGACATTCTGCAGACCCTGTTCCTGAACATGTTCTACGGCGGAAAAATGAAAGGCATGCCACCGAAGCTGATGAGCGACGACGGGAAACATATTGTCATTCGTCCGCTGGCCTACTGCCGTGAGAAAGACATTGAACGCTTTGCCGAGGCGCGTGAATACCCGATTATCCCTTGCAACCTGTGCGGCTCCCAGCCGAACCTGCAGCGTCAGGTGATTGGCGATATGCTGCGCGACTGGGATAAACGCTACCCGGGCCGCATCGAAACCATGTTCAGCGCCATGCAAAATGTGGTGCCTTCGCACCTTTGCGACACCGAACTGTTCGATTTCAAAGGCATTAAGCACGGTTCAGAAGTGGTTGATGGCGGCGATCTGGCGTTCGATCGCGAAGAGATCCCGATGCAGCCAGCGGGCTGGCAGCCGGAAGAAGATGATTCTCAGCTGGCTGAAATGCGACTGAACGTCTTAGAAGTGAAGTAA
- the dbpA gene encoding ATP-dependent RNA helicase DbpA, with the protein MTAFSTLNVLPAAQLDNLNELGYLAMTPVQAAALPAILEGKDVRVQAKTGSGKTAAFGLGLLQQIDAGLFQTQSLVLCPTRELADQVAGELRRLARFLPNTKILTLCGGQPFGAQRDSLQHPPHIIVATPGRLLDHLQKGTVSLDALQTLVMDEADRMLDMGFTDAINEVIRFAPPSRQTLLFSATWPEAIAAISGRVQNNPVTIEIDTVDALPSIEQQFYETSRNGKIPLLQKLLSKHQPASCVVFCNTKIDCQAVCDALEEAGQSALALHGDLEQRDRDQTLVRFANGSARVLVATDVAARGLDIKSLELVVNYELAWDPEVHVHRIGRTARAGNSGLAISLCAPEEAQRANILSEMLQLKLNWMPALGSIAIAPLAAEMATLCIDGGKKAKMRPGDVLGALTGDIGLDGADIGKIAVHPAHVYVAVRQKVANKAWKQLQGGKIKGKTCKVRLLK; encoded by the coding sequence GTGACCGCTTTTTCTACGCTGAACGTTCTGCCTGCCGCCCAACTCGATAACCTTAACGAGTTGGGATACCTCGCGATGACCCCTGTACAAGCTGCCGCGCTTCCGGCGATCCTGGAAGGAAAAGACGTTCGCGTGCAGGCCAAAACCGGCAGTGGAAAAACGGCCGCATTCGGCCTCGGTCTGCTTCAGCAGATCGACGCGGGCCTGTTTCAGACCCAGTCGCTGGTGCTCTGCCCGACGCGCGAGCTGGCGGACCAGGTGGCAGGGGAGCTGCGTCGTCTGGCGCGTTTCCTGCCGAACACCAAAATTCTGACCCTCTGCGGCGGCCAGCCGTTTGGCGCGCAGCGCGACTCGCTGCAGCATCCGCCGCACATCATTGTTGCCACTCCTGGCCGTCTGCTCGATCACCTGCAAAAAGGCACCGTTTCGCTGGATGCTCTGCAAACGCTGGTGATGGACGAAGCGGACCGTATGCTGGATATGGGGTTCACCGATGCGATCAATGAAGTGATCCGCTTTGCGCCTCCGTCCCGCCAGACGCTGCTGTTCTCCGCCACCTGGCCGGAAGCGATTGCCGCGATCAGCGGTCGGGTGCAGAACAACCCGGTCACCATTGAAATTGATACCGTGGACGCGCTGCCGTCCATCGAACAGCAGTTCTACGAAACCTCGCGCAACGGCAAAATCCCGCTGTTGCAAAAACTGCTGAGCAAACATCAGCCAGCGTCCTGCGTCGTCTTCTGTAATACCAAAATAGATTGTCAGGCGGTGTGTGACGCGCTGGAAGAGGCTGGGCAGAGCGCCCTTGCGCTGCATGGCGATCTGGAACAGCGCGACCGCGATCAGACGCTGGTCCGTTTCGCTAACGGCAGCGCACGCGTGCTGGTGGCAACGGACGTGGCAGCCCGCGGGCTGGATATTAAATCTCTGGAGCTGGTCGTGAACTACGAGCTGGCCTGGGATCCGGAAGTGCACGTTCACCGTATCGGCCGTACGGCGCGTGCGGGTAATAGCGGGCTGGCGATCAGCTTGTGTGCTCCGGAAGAGGCGCAGCGCGCGAATATTCTCTCTGAAATGCTGCAACTGAAACTGAACTGGATGCCTGCGCTGGGCAGCATCGCGATTGCGCCGCTGGCCGCTGAAATGGCGACCCTGTGCATCGACGGCGGCAAGAAAGCCAAAATGCGTCCGGGCGATGTGTTAGGCGCGCTGACCGGTGATATCGGTCTGGATGGGGCGGATATCGGTAAAATCGCGGTGCATCCGGCGCATGTCTACGTGGCGGTACGTCAGAAAGTGGCGAACAAGGCGTGGAAACAGCTGCAGGGCGGGAAGATTAAAGGCAAAACCTGTAAGGTTCGTTTGCTGAAATAG